The Paracoccus liaowanqingii genome window below encodes:
- a CDS encoding aspartate aminotransferase family protein, with translation MIPHVLPTYNRAPLAFERGEGAWAITADGTRYLDLGAGIAVNVLGHAHPDLVAALTEQAGRIWHVSNLYQIPEQERLADLLVEATFADTVFFTNSGTEAAELAIKMVRKHWDHAGDPDRIEILTFEGAFHGRSTGAIAAAGSEKMVKGFGPLMPGFRTLPWGDHEALNAAVTDRTAAILVEPVQGEGGIRPLPDACLKGLREICDRTGALLVLDEVQCGMGRTGRLFAHEYAGIAPDIMMVAKGIGGGFPLGAVLATEHAAAGMVAGSHGSTYGGNPLACAVGARVMQIVADDAFLAEVNRKAALFRQKLEGLIAAHPAVFEGVRGQGLMLGLKCRVAPADVVRAGYDQQILTVPAADNMLRLLPPLNISDAEIAEATARLDRAAASLAA, from the coding sequence ATGATCCCGCACGTCCTGCCGACCTATAACCGCGCCCCCCTGGCCTTCGAGCGGGGGGAAGGGGCCTGGGCGATCACCGCCGACGGCACCCGCTATCTGGATCTGGGCGCGGGCATCGCGGTCAATGTGCTGGGCCATGCGCATCCCGACCTGGTCGCGGCGCTGACCGAGCAGGCGGGCCGCATCTGGCACGTCTCGAACCTGTACCAGATCCCCGAGCAGGAGCGTCTGGCCGACCTGCTGGTCGAGGCGACCTTTGCCGACACGGTCTTCTTCACCAATTCCGGGACCGAGGCCGCGGAGCTGGCCATCAAGATGGTCCGCAAGCACTGGGATCACGCGGGCGATCCCGACCGCATCGAGATCCTGACCTTCGAGGGGGCCTTCCACGGCCGCTCGACCGGGGCCATCGCCGCCGCCGGGTCGGAAAAGATGGTCAAGGGCTTCGGCCCGCTGATGCCGGGCTTCCGCACGCTGCCTTGGGGCGATCACGAGGCGCTGAACGCCGCCGTCACCGACCGCACCGCCGCGATCCTGGTCGAGCCCGTGCAGGGCGAGGGCGGCATCCGCCCGCTGCCCGATGCCTGCCTGAAGGGGCTGCGCGAGATCTGCGACCGGACCGGCGCGCTGCTGGTCCTGGACGAGGTGCAATGCGGCATGGGCCGGACGGGGCGTCTGTTCGCGCATGAATATGCGGGGATCGCGCCCGACATCATGATGGTCGCCAAGGGCATCGGCGGCGGCTTCCCCCTGGGCGCGGTGCTGGCCACCGAACATGCCGCGGCCGGCATGGTGGCGGGCAGCCACGGGTCCACCTACGGCGGCAACCCCCTGGCCTGCGCGGTGGGCGCCCGCGTCATGCAGATCGTCGCCGACGACGCCTTCCTGGCCGAGGTGAACCGCAAGGCCGCCCTGTTCCGCCAGAAGCTGGAGGGGCTGATCGCCGCCCATCCCGCCGTCTTCGAGGGCGTGCGCGGGCAGGGGCTGATGCTGGGGCTGAAATGCCGCGTGGCGCCCGCGGATGTGGTGCGCGCAGGCTATGACCAGCAGATCCTGACGGTGCCCGCCGCCGACAACATGCTGCGCCTGCTGCCGCCCCTGAACATCTCGGATGCCGAGATCGCCGAGGCCACCGCGCGCCTGGACCGCGCCGCGGCCAGCCTGGCGGCCTGA
- a CDS encoding ABC transporter permease, whose translation MNAPQMPAMPPRADDPAMGVRRFGRVNWLGLRTLARREVMRFMAVWQQTIFAPLMTAGLFVVVFALALGQGRGEVMGLPYLVFLGPGILMMTVIQNAFANTSSSITAAKVQGNIVDTLMPPLSAGELLAGYLAGSVVRGLLVATVIGTGMVLVTGRGIAHPVWTLVFVLLAALMLGGLGILAGIMAQKFDQMAAITNFVITPLSFLSGTFYSVQALPQPFNMLSHWNPIFYLIDGARFGVTGVSDAPVWRGALICAAVVAGVLYLAWRWLRSGYRMKP comes from the coding sequence ATGAACGCCCCCCAAATGCCTGCCATGCCCCCCCGTGCCGACGACCCCGCCATGGGCGTGCGCCGCTTCGGCCGGGTCAACTGGCTGGGCCTGCGCACCCTGGCGCGGCGCGAGGTCATGCGCTTCATGGCGGTCTGGCAGCAGACGATCTTCGCCCCGCTGATGACGGCGGGGCTGTTCGTGGTGGTCTTTGCGCTGGCCCTGGGCCAGGGGCGGGGCGAGGTGATGGGGCTGCCCTATCTGGTCTTTCTGGGGCCGGGCATCCTGATGATGACGGTGATCCAGAACGCCTTCGCCAATACCTCGAGTTCCATCACGGCGGCCAAGGTGCAGGGCAACATCGTCGACACGCTGATGCCGCCCCTGTCGGCGGGCGAGCTGCTGGCGGGCTATCTGGCGGGGTCGGTGGTGCGCGGCCTGCTGGTGGCGACCGTGATCGGCACGGGCATGGTGCTGGTCACCGGGCGGGGCATCGCGCATCCGGTCTGGACGCTGGTCTTCGTGCTGCTGGCGGCGCTGATGCTGGGAGGGCTGGGGATCCTGGCCGGGATCATGGCGCAGAAGTTCGACCAGATGGCGGCGATCACCAATTTCGTCATCACGCCGCTGAGCTTCCTGTCGGGCACCTTCTATTCGGTGCAGGCGCTGCCGCAGCCCTTCAACATGCTGTCGCACTGGAACCCGATCTTCTACCTGATCGACGGGGCGCGTTTTGGCGTCACCGGGGTCAGCGACGCCCCGGTCTGGCGCGGCGCGCTGATCTGCGCGGCCGTGGTGGCGGGGGTGCTGTACCTGGCGTGGCGCTGGCTGCGCTCGGGCTATCGGATGAAGCCCTGA
- a CDS encoding GcrA family cell cycle regulator, translating to MSWTDERVETLKRMWSEGQSASAIAKELGGVTRNAVIGKVHRLGLSNRNEEPEAAPAPAPEPVVAAAPEKKPAKPAPQPAPAAAPRPEPVAAAPAPEPVVAASTTPEPSTQPAFVPVPRRPIVPAGQPLPPQPSANEISPEALASVREVEKRAKKLTLMELTERTCKWPIGDPATDKFWFCGLPSVAGKPYCEAHVGVAFQPMSSRRDRRR from the coding sequence ATGTCCTGGACGGATGAACGTGTCGAGACGCTGAAGCGCATGTGGTCCGAGGGTCAGTCGGCCAGCGCCATTGCCAAGGAACTGGGGGGCGTCACCCGCAACGCGGTGATCGGCAAGGTCCATCGCCTAGGTCTGTCGAACCGCAACGAGGAGCCCGAGGCCGCGCCCGCCCCGGCGCCCGAGCCGGTGGTCGCCGCCGCGCCGGAGAAGAAGCCCGCCAAGCCCGCCCCGCAGCCCGCGCCCGCCGCGGCACCGCGCCCCGAGCCCGTCGCCGCAGCCCCCGCGCCCGAGCCGGTGGTCGCGGCCAGCACCACGCCCGAGCCCTCGACCCAGCCCGCCTTCGTGCCGGTCCCGCGCCGTCCCATCGTGCCGGCGGGCCAGCCCCTGCCGCCCCAGCCCTCGGCCAACGAGATCAGCCCCGAGGCGCTGGCTTCGGTCCGCGAGGTCGAGAAGCGCGCCAAGAAGCTGACCCTGATGGAGCTGACCGAACGGACCTGCAAATGGCCCATCGGCGATCCGGCCACGGACAAGTTCTGGTTCTGCGGCCTGCCCTCGGTGGCAGGCAAGCCCTATTGCGAGGCCCATGTCGGCGTCGCCTTCCAGCCGATGAGCTCGCGCCGCGACCGTCGCCGCTGA
- the metG gene encoding methionine--tRNA ligase has translation MARHLITSALPYINGIKHLGNLVGSQLPADLYARYLRARGHEVMFICATDEHGTPAELAAAKTGEAVDDYCARMHGLQSDLAQGFGLSFDHYGRSSSARNKGLTQHFAGRLADRGYIREVSEKQVYSHADGRFLPDRYIEGTCPNCGYDKARGDQCENCTKQLDPTDLIDPRSAISGSTDLEVRETRHLYLRQSALKDQIAAWIDAKADWPILTTSIARKWLNDGEGLQDRGITRDLDWGVPVKRGDAEWPGMEGKVFYVWFDAPIEYIGATAEWADATGRDDAAWRRWWRLDQGAEDVTYTQFMGKDNVPFHTLSFPATLIGSGEPWKMVDYIKSFNYLTYQGGQFSTSQGRGVFMDHALEILPADYWRWWLLSHAPESGDSEFTWENFQQSVNKDLADVLGNFVSRITKFCRSKFGEAVPDGPAYGPEEQALTEALTTRLRAYEGHMAAMEVRKAASELRAIWVLGNEYLQSAAPWSVFKTDPDRAAMQVRMGLNLIRFYAVLSQPFIPFATQGMLAAMNAPDAGWPEDAAQALQALPAGHAFTVPEVMFAKISDDSRAEWEERFQGVRA, from the coding sequence ATGGCCCGCCACCTCATCACCTCCGCCCTGCCCTACATCAACGGCATCAAGCATCTGGGCAATCTCGTCGGCTCGCAGCTGCCCGCCGACCTCTATGCCCGGTACCTGCGGGCGCGGGGCCATGAGGTGATGTTCATCTGCGCCACCGACGAACACGGCACCCCGGCCGAGCTGGCGGCGGCCAAGACCGGCGAGGCGGTGGACGATTACTGCGCCCGCATGCACGGGCTGCAATCCGACCTGGCGCAGGGCTTCGGCCTCAGCTTCGACCATTACGGCCGGTCCTCCAGCGCCCGCAACAAGGGCCTGACCCAGCATTTCGCGGGCCGCCTGGCCGATCGGGGCTATATCCGCGAAGTCTCTGAAAAGCAGGTCTATTCCCATGCCGACGGCCGCTTCCTGCCCGACCGCTACATCGAGGGGACCTGTCCCAATTGCGGCTATGACAAGGCGCGCGGCGACCAGTGCGAGAACTGCACCAAGCAGCTGGACCCCACCGATCTGATCGATCCGCGCAGCGCGATCTCGGGCTCGACCGACCTCGAGGTGCGCGAGACGCGCCACCTCTACCTGCGCCAGTCCGCGCTCAAGGACCAGATCGCCGCCTGGATCGACGCCAAGGCCGACTGGCCGATCCTCACCACCTCGATCGCCCGCAAGTGGCTGAACGACGGCGAGGGCCTGCAGGACCGTGGCATCACCCGCGACCTGGACTGGGGTGTGCCGGTGAAGCGCGGCGATGCCGAATGGCCGGGGATGGAGGGCAAGGTCTTCTACGTCTGGTTCGACGCGCCCATCGAATATATCGGCGCAACGGCGGAATGGGCCGATGCGACCGGCCGCGACGACGCCGCCTGGCGCCGCTGGTGGCGGCTGGACCAAGGCGCCGAGGACGTCACCTACACCCAGTTCATGGGCAAGGATAACGTTCCGTTTCATACGCTTAGCTTTCCGGCCACGCTGATCGGATCGGGCGAGCCGTGGAAGATGGTCGACTACATCAAGTCGTTCAACTACCTCACCTATCAGGGCGGGCAGTTCTCGACCTCGCAGGGGCGCGGTGTCTTCATGGACCACGCGCTGGAGATCCTGCCCGCCGATTACTGGCGCTGGTGGCTGCTGTCCCACGCCCCCGAATCCGGCGACAGCGAGTTCACCTGGGAGAACTTCCAGCAATCCGTGAACAAGGATCTGGCCGACGTGCTGGGCAACTTCGTCAGCCGCATCACCAAGTTCTGCCGGTCCAAGTTCGGCGAGGCGGTCCCCGACGGCCCCGCCTATGGCCCCGAGGAACAGGCCCTGACCGAGGCCCTGACCACCCGCCTGCGCGCCTACGAGGGCCACATGGCCGCGATGGAGGTCCGCAAGGCCGCGTCCGAACTGCGCGCCATCTGGGTGCTGGGCAACGAATACCTGCAATCCGCCGCCCCCTGGTCGGTCTTCAAGACCGATCCCGACCGCGCCGCCATGCAGGTGCGGATGGGTCTGAACCTGATCCGCTTCTACGCGGTCCTGTCCCAGCCCTTCATCCCCTTCGCCACCCAGGGCATGCTGGCCGCGATGAACGCCCCGGACGCCGGATGGCCCGAGGACGCGGCCCAGGCCCTGCAGGCGCTGCCCGCCGGCCATGCCTTCACCGTGCCCGAGGTCATGTTCGCCAAGATCTCGGACGACAGCCGCGCCGAATGGGAAGAGCGGTTCCAGGGCGTCCGCGCCTGA
- a CDS encoding TonB-dependent receptor plug domain-containing protein: MPTLPLPASRTLRRPVRALLLISALTGPAVAQDAPQPILLDEIVLVTSASSIATTIQDAPASITVIDQQAIQASGGRDLADVLRTVPGLNLTRSNDGNSNVSFRGLSSSRTLTLIDGKRISTGNTFARHYQGDLQVVPLDAIERIEVVRGPMSTLYGSDAMGGVINIITKPSAKTWSGSITTDFGLADAGTTADSRAISGYVSGPLGRGVSLSAWAKLAETESPDDPYDISDIRGVPTPQYASNGIRTQTLGTRLTWAPDDTVEWGIEGQVSVDDYLAADTGPDENEVTKDSLALTNEWQLGTGQLSSYLRHEMSENRSRNAETLGWNPAIAYDTTTLESRFTDRVVLGARALDYTLGGLVSHASLDDPDTTEGRVIEGSATTAALYAEGRFEMTPDLTVTGGLRLDHHEDFGTHVTPRLYANYRLTDALMLKAGYSQAFVAPDLRNLNPNYQMGSRGNGCKPYQGPCTIIGNPDLQPETSDNFELGLNYQGARTSWEVTAFYTDVENMLSARRTDLTTPDGTPIFQRDNFDYGKTAGVEAGFDTALTDDLTWTTSATHIARSEFRYGGFDTTYPMATTPEWNVTTGLAWQASARLTLSGQVTYVGKQAGYVVEDGLVVGDGEQASVPAGQNSDAYALVDVAAAIDMTDTTTLNLGIDNLFDRQPDSEVDYREDGRLFKLGLTTRF, encoded by the coding sequence ATGCCGACCCTTCCCCTGCCCGCGTCCCGCACCCTGCGCCGTCCCGTCCGGGCGCTTCTGCTGATCTCCGCCCTGACCGGCCCGGCCGTGGCGCAGGACGCGCCCCAGCCCATCCTGCTGGACGAGATCGTGCTGGTCACCTCGGCCTCGTCGATCGCGACGACGATCCAGGACGCCCCGGCCTCGATCACGGTGATCGACCAGCAGGCGATCCAGGCCAGCGGCGGGCGCGATCTGGCCGACGTGCTGCGCACCGTGCCGGGCCTGAACCTGACCCGCAGCAATGACGGCAATTCGAACGTCTCGTTCCGGGGCCTGTCCAGCAGCCGCACCCTGACCCTGATCGACGGCAAGCGCATCAGCACCGGCAACACCTTCGCCCGCCACTATCAGGGCGACCTGCAGGTCGTGCCGCTGGACGCGATCGAGCGGATCGAGGTCGTGCGCGGCCCGATGTCGACGCTGTATGGCTCGGACGCGATGGGCGGCGTCATCAACATCATCACCAAGCCCTCGGCCAAGACCTGGAGCGGCTCGATCACCACCGATTTCGGGCTGGCCGATGCCGGGACCACCGCCGACAGCCGGGCGATCTCGGGCTATGTCTCGGGGCCGCTCGGGCGCGGGGTCAGCCTGTCGGCCTGGGCCAAGCTGGCCGAGACCGAATCGCCCGACGACCCCTATGACATCTCCGACATCCGCGGGGTGCCCACGCCGCAATACGCCTCGAACGGGATCCGCACGCAGACCCTGGGCACCCGGCTGACCTGGGCGCCCGACGACACGGTGGAATGGGGGATCGAGGGTCAGGTCTCGGTCGACGACTACCTGGCCGCCGACACCGGCCCCGACGAGAACGAGGTGACCAAGGACAGCCTCGCCCTGACGAACGAATGGCAGCTGGGCACCGGGCAGCTGTCCAGCTATCTGCGCCACGAGATGTCGGAGAACCGCAGCCGCAACGCCGAGACGCTCGGCTGGAACCCGGCGATCGCCTATGACACGACGACGCTGGAATCGCGCTTCACCGACCGGGTCGTGCTGGGCGCGCGCGCGCTGGACTATACCCTGGGCGGGCTGGTGTCCCATGCCAGCCTGGACGATCCCGACACCACCGAAGGCCGCGTGATCGAAGGCTCGGCCACCACCGCCGCGCTCTATGCCGAGGGGCGGTTCGAGATGACCCCCGACCTGACCGTCACCGGCGGGCTGCGGCTGGATCACCACGAGGATTTCGGCACCCATGTCACGCCACGCCTTTATGCCAACTACCGGCTGACCGACGCGCTGATGCTGAAGGCGGGCTATTCGCAGGCCTTCGTGGCGCCCGACCTGCGCAACCTGAACCCGAACTATCAGATGGGCTCGCGCGGCAACGGCTGCAAACCCTATCAGGGGCCCTGCACCATCATCGGCAATCCCGACCTGCAGCCCGAGACCTCGGACAATTTCGAACTGGGCCTGAACTATCAGGGCGCCCGCACCAGCTGGGAGGTCACGGCCTTCTACACCGATGTCGAGAACATGCTCAGCGCGCGGCGCACCGACCTGACCACCCCCGACGGCACGCCGATCTTCCAGCGCGACAATTTCGACTATGGCAAGACGGCGGGGGTCGAGGCCGGGTTCGACACCGCCCTGACCGACGATCTGACCTGGACCACCTCGGCCACCCATATCGCCAGGTCGGAGTTCCGCTATGGCGGCTTCGACACGACCTATCCGATGGCCACCACGCCGGAATGGAACGTGACCACCGGCCTTGCCTGGCAGGCCAGCGCGCGGCTGACCCTGTCGGGGCAGGTCACCTATGTGGGCAAGCAGGCGGGCTACGTGGTCGAGGACGGGCTGGTCGTGGGCGACGGCGAGCAGGCCTCGGTCCCGGCGGGCCAGAACAGCGACGCCTATGCGCTGGTCGACGTGGCCGCCGCCATCGACATGACCGACACCACGACGCTGAACCTGGGCATCGACAACCTCTTCGACCGCCAGCCCGACTCGGAGGTCGACTATCGCGAGGATGGTCGGCTGTTCAAGCTGGGCCTGACCACCCGCTTCTGA
- the rocF gene encoding arginase: MTHCILIGAPVDEGQRRPGCLMGPAAYRTAGLAGTLTALGHSVEDRGDVAPAPEGGETCDNPAVHHLPQIIAWTHALREAMQTALPHGLPIVLGGDHSLALGTVSGVAAHAASQGRAQFVIWLDAHSDFHTVASTTSGNLHGTPMAYASGLPGFDPFPPFPAPIPGENICMFGIRSVDPAELALMQPTEITVNDMRVLDEQGIVAPLRAFLDRVRAADGLLHVSLDVDFLDPSIAPAVGTTVPGGATFREAHLVMELLHESGLVTSLELVELNPFLDERGRTARLMVDLVGSLMGRKVFDRPTRSYG, from the coding sequence ATGACCCATTGCATCCTGATCGGAGCCCCCGTGGACGAGGGCCAGCGCCGCCCCGGCTGCCTGATGGGCCCCGCCGCCTATCGCACCGCCGGACTGGCGGGCACGCTGACCGCCCTGGGCCACAGCGTCGAGGATCGCGGCGACGTCGCCCCCGCGCCCGAGGGCGGCGAGACCTGCGACAACCCCGCCGTCCACCACCTGCCCCAGATCATCGCCTGGACCCATGCCCTGCGCGAGGCGATGCAGACGGCCCTGCCCCATGGCCTGCCCATCGTGCTGGGGGGCGACCACTCGCTGGCCCTGGGCACCGTGTCGGGGGTCGCCGCCCATGCGGCCAGCCAAGGCCGGGCGCAGTTCGTCATCTGGCTGGACGCGCACAGCGACTTCCATACCGTCGCCAGCACGACCTCGGGCAACCTGCACGGCACGCCCATGGCCTATGCCAGCGGGCTGCCGGGCTTCGATCCCTTCCCGCCCTTCCCCGCCCCGATCCCCGGAGAGAACATCTGCATGTTCGGCATCCGCAGCGTCGATCCGGCCGAACTGGCACTGATGCAGCCGACCGAGATCACCGTGAACGACATGCGCGTGCTGGACGAACAGGGCATCGTGGCCCCGCTGCGCGCCTTCCTCGACCGGGTGCGCGCCGCCGACGGCCTGCTGCATGTCAGCCTGGACGTGGATTTCCTCGACCCCTCGATCGCCCCCGCCGTGGGCACCACCGTCCCGGGCGGCGCGACCTTCCGCGAGGCGCATCTGGTCATGGAACTGCTGCACGAATCCGGCCTCGTGACCTCGCTCGAACTGGTCGAGCTGAACCCCTTCCTCGACGAACGGGGCCGCACCGCCAGACTGATGGTCGATCTGGTCGGCAGCCTGATGGGCCGCAAGGTCTTCGACCGCCCCACCCGCAGCTACGGATAA
- a CDS encoding catalase, which yields MAHISETRGNGGEIHQTGGEPLTTNHGVPISDNQNSLRAGARGPTLLEDFVLREKIFHFDHERIPERIVHARGSGAHGYFECTDPIPELTRAGVLAKPGRTPVFTRFSTVAGGAGSVDTPRDVRGFAVKFYTDEGNWDLVGNDIPVFFIQDAIKFPDLIHSVKMEADKGYPQAGSAHDTFWDFVSLMPESMHMVMWAMSDRGIPRSLRMMEGFGVHTFRLVNAEGKSTFVKFHWKPRLGLQSQVWNEAVKTAGANQDYHRQDLWEAIEQGDFPEWDLGIQTFDAEWAAKQPYDVLDATKLIPEEDIPVRIVGKLVLDRNPDNFFAETEQVAFLPTNVVPGIDFTDDPLLQGRLFSYLDTQKSRLGTTNFHQIPINAPKCPMHNFQRDGMMQMAVPKGRANYEPNSLHEAGEDPGPRASDQGFATVKSMTDLGNQPDEKLRVRAELFGDHYSQARLFYRSQTETEQTHISDAITFELSKVGLGHVIQRVLGHLRVIDEDLAETVAEGLAEDLPEAATPMRAPIDMAPSDALSIMKSAKHILKGRKVGILIGDGGDMAKVEALRTAVEAEGGSVVLIAKERGKAEAQLAGSPSVLFDAVALVLDAEDAAKMAKFKPAVDFVSDAFAHLKAIGADDASAKLLAAAGVVPDAGVTKLDPEAFVTAAGQRFYDREAKIW from the coding sequence ATGGCCCATATCAGCGAGACCCGCGGCAACGGGGGCGAGATCCACCAGACGGGTGGCGAGCCCCTGACCACCAATCACGGCGTCCCCATCTCGGACAACCAGAACAGCCTGAGGGCCGGAGCCCGCGGCCCGACGCTGCTGGAAGATTTCGTCCTGCGCGAAAAGATCTTTCATTTCGACCATGAGCGGATCCCGGAGCGGATCGTCCACGCCCGCGGTTCGGGCGCGCACGGCTATTTCGAATGCACCGATCCCATTCCCGAACTGACCCGCGCGGGCGTCTTGGCAAAGCCCGGCCGCACTCCGGTCTTCACGCGCTTTTCCACGGTGGCCGGCGGCGCGGGAAGCGTCGACACGCCCCGCGACGTGCGCGGCTTCGCGGTCAAGTTCTACACGGACGAGGGCAACTGGGATCTGGTCGGCAACGACATCCCGGTCTTCTTCATCCAGGATGCGATCAAGTTTCCCGACCTGATCCACTCGGTCAAGATGGAGGCCGACAAGGGCTATCCGCAGGCCGGCAGCGCGCATGACACCTTCTGGGATTTCGTGTCGCTGATGCCCGAATCGATGCACATGGTCATGTGGGCCATGTCCGACCGGGGCATCCCGCGCAGCCTGCGCATGATGGAGGGCTTCGGCGTCCACACCTTCCGGCTGGTCAATGCCGAGGGCAAGTCGACCTTCGTCAAGTTCCACTGGAAGCCGCGTCTTGGCCTGCAGAGCCAGGTCTGGAACGAGGCCGTCAAGACAGCGGGCGCCAACCAAGACTATCACCGCCAAGACCTGTGGGAGGCCATCGAGCAGGGCGACTTCCCTGAATGGGATCTGGGCATCCAGACCTTCGACGCCGAATGGGCGGCCAAGCAGCCCTATGACGTGCTGGACGCGACCAAGCTGATCCCCGAGGAGGACATTCCCGTCCGCATCGTGGGCAAGCTGGTTCTGGACCGGAACCCCGACAACTTCTTTGCCGAGACCGAGCAGGTGGCCTTCCTGCCGACCAATGTCGTGCCCGGGATCGACTTCACCGACGACCCGCTGCTGCAGGGCCGGCTGTTCAGCTATCTGGACACGCAGAAGTCGCGCTTGGGGACGACCAACTTCCACCAGATCCCCATCAACGCGCCCAAATGCCCCATGCACAACTTCCAGCGCGACGGGATGATGCAGATGGCCGTGCCCAAGGGCCGCGCCAATTACGAGCCGAACAGCCTGCACGAGGCGGGCGAGGATCCCGGTCCCCGCGCCAGCGATCAGGGCTTTGCGACCGTCAAGTCGATGACCGACTTGGGCAACCAGCCGGACGAGAAGCTGCGCGTCCGAGCCGAGCTGTTCGGCGACCATTACAGCCAAGCGCGGCTGTTCTATCGCAGCCAGACCGAGACCGAGCAGACCCATATCTCGGATGCGATCACCTTCGAGCTGTCCAAGGTGGGCCTGGGCCATGTGATCCAGCGCGTGCTGGGACATCTGCGGGTGATCGACGAGGATCTGGCCGAGACCGTGGCCGAGGGCCTGGCCGAGGATCTGCCCGAGGCCGCGACTCCGATGCGGGCGCCGATCGACATGGCACCCTCGGATGCGTTGTCGATCATGAAGAGCGCCAAGCACATCCTGAAGGGCCGCAAGGTCGGCATCCTGATCGGGGATGGCGGCGACATGGCCAAGGTCGAGGCGCTGCGCACGGCCGTCGAGGCCGAGGGCGGCAGCGTCGTGCTGATCGCCAAGGAGCGCGGCAAGGCCGAGGCGCAGCTGGCGGGCTCGCCCTCGGTGCTGTTCGACGCGGTGGCGCTGGTGCTGGATGCCGAGGATGCGGCGAAGATGGCCAAGTTCAAGCCGGCGGTCGATTTCGTCTCGGACGCCTTCGCGCATCTGAAGGCGATCGGGGCGGACGATGCCTCGGCCAAGCTGCTGGCAGCGGCGGGCGTGGTGCCCGATGCGGGCGTGACCAAGCTGGATCCGGAGGCCTTCGTGACGGCCGCGGGGCAGCGGTTCTACGACCGGGAAGCCAAGATCTGGTGA
- a CDS encoding MFS transporter has product MTPPAPGRWRALALICAGVIGAMACWFSTTAIGPDLVAHWALSGGQAAWLTNAVQIGFVLGALAASAVNLPDILRMTRLITVAALLAALANAAVLLQPGFGGLLAARLATGIALAGVYPPALKLMATWFVAGRGLAMGLLVGALTLGSALPHLLRGLGEGLDWRWVVAGASVGALVSAAIFGLAVREGPHGFARARFDPRQTLRVLRDRPLRLATLGYLGHMWELYAMWAWFLAYALAAPAAGGLPEGGASLLTFAVIAAGVLGCALGGWLSDRIGRCLTTAGMMAVSGGCAALIGWAWGGPPWLLALIALVWGISIVGDSAQFSAAVSELADPRLVGTALTLQLALGFALTVVAIWLLPLLATALDGWRWVFLALVPGPAVGVWAMLLLRALPQARALAGGRR; this is encoded by the coding sequence CTGACACCCCCGGCCCCCGGCCGCTGGAGGGCGCTGGCGCTGATCTGCGCCGGCGTCATCGGCGCGATGGCCTGCTGGTTCTCGACCACCGCCATCGGCCCCGACCTGGTCGCCCATTGGGCCCTGTCCGGGGGGCAGGCGGCTTGGCTGACCAATGCGGTGCAGATCGGCTTCGTGCTGGGGGCGCTGGCGGCCTCGGCGGTGAACCTTCCCGACATCCTGCGCATGACGCGGCTGATCACCGTCGCGGCGCTGCTGGCGGCGCTGGCCAATGCGGCGGTGCTGCTGCAACCCGGCTTCGGCGGTCTTCTGGCCGCGCGCCTGGCCACCGGCATCGCGCTGGCCGGGGTCTATCCCCCCGCGCTGAAGCTGATGGCCACCTGGTTCGTGGCGGGCCGGGGGCTGGCCATGGGGCTGCTGGTGGGCGCGCTGACGCTCGGCTCGGCGCTGCCGCATCTGCTGCGCGGCCTGGGCGAGGGTCTGGACTGGCGATGGGTGGTCGCGGGGGCGAGCGTGGGGGCGCTGGTCTCGGCCGCGATCTTCGGGCTGGCGGTGCGCGAGGGGCCGCACGGCTTCGCCCGCGCCCGCTTCGATCCGCGCCAGACGCTGCGCGTGCTGCGCGACCGGCCCCTGCGGCTGGCGACCCTGGGCTATCTGGGCCACATGTGGGAGCTGTATGCCATGTGGGCGTGGTTTCTGGCCTATGCGCTGGCGGCCCCTGCGGCGGGCGGGCTGCCGGAGGGCGGGGCGTCGCTGCTGACCTTCGCGGTGATCGCCGCCGGCGTCCTGGGCTGCGCGCTTGGCGGCTGGCTGTCGGACCGGATCGGGCGCTGCCTGACCACTGCGGGGATGATGGCGGTGTCGGGCGGCTGCGCGGCGCTGATCGGATGGGCCTGGGGCGGGCCGCCCTGGCTGCTGGCGCTGATCGCGCTGGTCTGGGGGATCAGCATCGTCGGCGACAGCGCGCAATTCTCGGCCGCCGTGTCCGAACTGGCCGATCCCCGGCTGGTCGGCACCGCCCTGACGCTGCAGTTGGCCCTGGGCTTTGCCCTGACGGTCGTGGCGATCTGGCTGCTGCCGCTGCTGGCGACGGCCTTGGACGGCTGGCGGTGGGTGTTCCTGGCGCTGGTGCCGGGGCCCGCGGTGGGGGTCTGGGCGATGCTGCTGCTGCGCGCCCTGCCGCAGGCGCGCGCGCTGGCCGGGGGCCGGCGCTGA